Proteins from one Blattabacterium sp. (Blattella germanica) str. Bge genomic window:
- the rplR gene encoding 50S ribosomal protein L18 codes for MKKKKPKKIFGELDRPRISVFRSNKQIYAQIIDDISGNTLVSSSSKEKIFHNYKKTKIELSNEVGKLLGNRAKKLKIKKLIFDKGRYLYHGRIRSLAEGIREIGLKF; via the coding sequence ATGAAAAAAAAAAAACCGAAAAAAATTTTTGGAGAATTAGATAGACCTAGAATTTCTGTTTTCAGAAGTAATAAACAAATTTATGCTCAAATTATAGATGATATTTCTGGAAATACTTTGGTTTCATCATCATCGAAAGAAAAAATATTTCATAATTATAAAAAAACAAAAATAGAGTTATCTAATGAAGTAGGAAAATTATTAGGAAATAGAGCTAAAAAATTGAAAATAAAAAAATTAATATTTGATAAAGGAAGATATTTATATCATGGAAGAATTAGATCTTTAGCTGAAGGAATTAGAGAAATTGGATTAAAGTTTTAA
- the rpsE gene encoding 30S ribosomal protein S5: MYDQKIKSTGLELKEKLVGVTRVCKVTKGRRYFSFSAIVIKGNENGIVGYGFGKSKEAPDAIHKAGEQAKRNLCKVCISNGTIPHEQEAKYGGAHILIRPASDGTGIIAGGPLKAVLEATGLRNVLSKSKGSSNHHNVIKATIKALSYMRDVHIIAKQRGISIKKVYNG, encoded by the coding sequence ATGTATGATCAAAAAATAAAGTCTACAGGATTAGAATTAAAAGAAAAATTGGTTGGAGTTACAAGAGTATGTAAGGTGACTAAAGGAAGGAGATATTTTAGTTTTAGTGCTATTGTCATTAAAGGAAATGAAAATGGAATAGTAGGTTATGGTTTTGGAAAGTCTAAAGAAGCACCTGATGCAATTCATAAAGCTGGAGAACAGGCTAAAAGAAATCTTTGTAAAGTTTGTATTTCTAATGGAACTATTCCTCATGAACAAGAAGCTAAGTATGGAGGAGCTCACATACTAATTCGTCCAGCTTCTGATGGAACTGGAATTATAGCCGGAGGTCCATTAAAAGCAGTTCTTGAAGCTACTGGATTAAGAAATGTTTTGTCAAAATCTAAAGGATCTTCTAATCATCATAATGTTATTAAAGCTACTATAAAAGCATTAAGTTATATGAGAGATGTTCATATTATAGCAAAACAGAGAGGAATTAGTATCAAAAAAGTATATAATGGATGA
- the rplO gene encoding 50S ribosomal protein L15 gives MDENLINRLCPKNGSHKKKLRLGRGQGSGKGGTCGRGHKGAKSRSGFSKKRGFEGGQMPLQRRIPKFGFRRHFLRKKFVLINLDTIQNFVNQGKIKDIVNPEILLKNNLAKKDDLVKILGRGTLNSSLKIYAYKFSKKALLHIKKSGGEALSI, from the coding sequence ATGGATGAAAACTTAATAAATCGATTATGTCCAAAAAACGGATCTCATAAAAAAAAATTAAGATTGGGAAGAGGACAGGGGTCTGGGAAAGGAGGGACTTGTGGAAGAGGACACAAAGGAGCCAAATCTAGATCTGGTTTTTCCAAAAAAAGAGGATTTGAAGGAGGGCAAATGCCTCTTCAAAGAAGAATACCTAAATTTGGATTTAGGAGACATTTTTTACGTAAAAAATTTGTTTTGATTAATTTAGATACAATTCAAAATTTTGTAAATCAAGGCAAAATTAAAGATATAGTCAATCCAGAAATTTTATTAAAAAATAATTTAGCAAAAAAAGATGATTTGGTGAAAATATTAGGGAGAGGAACCCTTAATTCTTCATTAAAAATATACGCATATAAGTTTAGCAAAAAAGCCTTGTTACATATCAAAAAATCGGGAGGGGAAGCTTTATCTATATGA
- the secY gene encoding preprotein translocase subunit SecY produces MDNLLRSFYHIWNIKELRKKIIATLSLLLVYRFGAYIPLPGINPLGISDFIEKFNSGSKGLMQILSSFTGGAFNRASVFALGIMPYISASIIIQLMCIIIPYLQRLQRDGESGRKQISLITRWLTVGICLIQAPVYLISLTQQFIPFSSNSSDKTYLIDINTFYGKSMFWIIGIMILTSGTLFTMWLGDKITDKGIGNGISLIIMSGIIARFPDAVAKEIFSKLEIGSGGFIILFLEFLLWLLVILFSIIIIQAIRKIPVQYVSHYKSLEVGSQLIQKKHQYIPLKMTAAGVMPIIFSQAIMLFPLTFSDYVKNVNIKNFFHLFQDIYGLWYNLTISILVIVFTFFYTAITIPVNQMADDLKRNGGHIPRIKPGKETAEYIDHVLSKITLPGAILLAIIAIFPSIVFRMGITQNFALFYGGTSLLIVVGVILDISQQVNIHLLNYHYDELMMVKNRSGRYTRL; encoded by the coding sequence ATGGATAATCTTTTAAGATCTTTTTATCATATTTGGAATATTAAAGAATTACGAAAAAAAATAATAGCAACTCTAAGTTTATTGTTGGTATATCGTTTTGGTGCTTATATCCCTCTTCCAGGAATTAATCCTTTAGGAATTAGTGATTTTATAGAAAAATTTAATTCAGGATCCAAAGGATTGATGCAAATTTTATCCTCTTTTACTGGAGGAGCTTTTAATAGAGCTTCAGTTTTTGCTTTAGGGATTATGCCTTATATATCTGCTTCTATTATTATTCAATTGATGTGCATAATCATTCCTTATTTACAAAGATTGCAAAGAGATGGAGAAAGTGGTAGAAAACAAATTAGTTTAATTACAAGATGGTTAACAGTAGGAATATGTTTAATACAAGCTCCTGTCTATCTTATTTCTTTAACTCAACAATTTATTCCTTTTTCTTCAAATTCTTCTGATAAAACCTATTTAATTGATATAAATACTTTTTATGGAAAAAGTATGTTTTGGATTATAGGAATAATGATTTTAACTTCTGGTACTTTATTTACCATGTGGTTAGGAGATAAAATAACAGACAAAGGAATAGGAAATGGAATTTCTTTGATAATTATGTCCGGAATAATAGCACGTTTTCCAGACGCAGTTGCTAAAGAAATTTTTAGCAAATTAGAAATTGGTAGTGGAGGATTCATAATTTTATTTCTTGAATTTTTATTATGGTTATTGGTAATTTTATTTTCTATTATAATCATTCAAGCTATTAGAAAAATACCGGTACAATATGTCTCTCATTATAAATCTTTGGAAGTAGGATCTCAGTTGATACAAAAAAAACATCAGTATATTCCACTTAAAATGACAGCAGCAGGTGTAATGCCTATTATATTTTCTCAAGCTATTATGCTTTTCCCTTTAACTTTTTCTGATTATGTAAAAAATGTTAATATTAAGAATTTTTTTCATCTTTTTCAAGATATTTATGGTTTATGGTATAATTTAACTATTTCTATATTAGTGATAGTTTTTACTTTTTTTTATACGGCTATTACAATTCCAGTAAATCAAATGGCTGACGATTTAAAAAGAAATGGGGGTCATATTCCAAGAATTAAACCAGGAAAAGAAACTGCTGAATATATAGATCATGTTTTATCTAAAATAACACTTCCTGGAGCTATTTTATTAGCAATAATTGCTATTTTTCCTTCTATAGTTTTTCGTATGGGAATTACTCAAAATTTTGCATTATTTTATGGAGGAACATCATTATTAATTGTAGTAGGAGTAATTTTAGATATTTCACAACAAGTGAATATTCATTTATTAAATTATCATTATGATGAATTAATGATGGTAAAAAATCGTAGTGGTAGATATACTAGATTATAA
- the infA gene encoding translation initiation factor IF-1, with product MAKQKHIEVDGIIIESSPNAMFRVELENGCIVKAHISGKMRMHYIKILPGDKVRLEMSSYDLERGRITYRY from the coding sequence ATGGCTAAACAAAAGCATATTGAAGTTGATGGAATCATTATAGAATCCTCTCCAAATGCAATGTTTCGTGTTGAATTGGAAAATGGATGTATTGTTAAAGCTCATATTTCCGGAAAAATGAGAATGCATTATATAAAAATACTACCAGGAGATAAAGTAAGATTGGAAATGTCTTCTTATGACTTAGAAAGAGGTAGAATAACTTATAGATATTAA
- the rpmJ gene encoding 50S ribosomal protein L36 gives MKVRASLKKRTENCKIVSRKGRLRIINKKNPRFKQKQG, from the coding sequence ATGAAAGTAAGAGCTTCTTTAAAAAAAAGAACTGAAAATTGTAAAATAGTCAGTAGAAAAGGACGTTTGCGAATTATTAACAAAAAAAATCCTAGATTTAAACAAAAACAGGGGTAA
- the rpsM gene encoding 30S ribosomal protein S13, producing the protein MSVRISGVDLPRSKRGIIGLTYLYGIGKSLSKIILHSVGIDENKKIENWSDDDISKVRKYISNNIKIEGELRSEIQFNVKRLMDIGCYVGTRHRKGLPLRGQKTKNNCRTRKGKKKTVANKKKVTK; encoded by the coding sequence ATGTCAGTTCGAATTTCAGGAGTAGATCTTCCTAGATCTAAAAGAGGGATCATAGGTCTTACTTATTTGTATGGAATAGGAAAAAGTTTATCAAAAATTATTTTGCATTCTGTTGGAATAGACGAAAATAAAAAAATAGAAAATTGGTCCGATGATGATATCAGTAAAGTTAGAAAGTATATATCCAATAATATAAAAATTGAGGGGGAATTAAGATCTGAAATACAATTCAATGTTAAACGATTGATGGATATAGGTTGTTATGTAGGAACAAGACATAGAAAAGGATTGCCGTTAAGAGGTCAAAAAACAAAAAATAATTGTAGAACTAGAAAAGGAAAAAAGAAAACTGTAGCAAATAAAAAGAAAGTTACAAAATGA
- the rpsK gene encoding 30S ribosomal protein S11: MAKSSLGRKRSVVVDSLGEAHIQSTFNNIVITLTNKKGEVIAWSSAGKMNFKGSKKNTPYAAQMAAENVAKEAINAGIKKVEVKVKGPGAGRDAAIRALSNSGIVVTIIKDITPLPHNGCRPPKRRRV; encoded by the coding sequence ATGGCAAAATCATCATTGGGAAGAAAAAGATCTGTAGTAGTAGATTCTTTGGGCGAAGCTCATATTCAATCTACTTTTAATAATATTGTTATAACTTTAACTAACAAAAAAGGAGAAGTTATAGCTTGGTCTTCTGCTGGAAAAATGAATTTTAAGGGGTCTAAAAAGAACACTCCATATGCCGCTCAAATGGCTGCAGAAAATGTAGCAAAAGAAGCTATAAATGCTGGAATTAAAAAAGTAGAGGTTAAAGTAAAGGGACCTGGAGCTGGTAGAGATGCTGCTATACGAGCTTTAAGCAATTCAGGAATTGTGGTAACAATAATAAAAGATATAACTCCTTTACCACACAATGGCTGTAGACCTCCCAAAAGAAGAAGAGTTTGA
- the rpsD gene encoding 30S ribosomal protein S4 has product MAKYIGPKTKISRRFGECIYGEDKYFDRRKYPSGQHGNNRRRGKRSEYFIQLIEKQKAKYTYGILERQFEKLFFEAARKKGITGELLLQACESRLDNIVFRLKFAPSRSSARQIVSHRHIFVNDRIVNIPSFRLKPGDKIGVREKSKKHPIILDSIQKKTGTLVEWLIFDEKNMVGIFRVMPKRTQIPENIKEQLIVELYSK; this is encoded by the coding sequence ATGGCAAAATATATAGGACCTAAAACAAAAATTTCTAGAAGATTTGGAGAATGTATTTATGGAGAAGATAAATATTTTGATAGAAGAAAATATCCATCCGGACAACATGGAAATAATCGTAGAAGAGGAAAACGTTCTGAGTATTTTATACAGTTGATAGAAAAACAAAAAGCAAAATATACTTACGGAATATTAGAACGTCAATTTGAGAAATTATTTTTTGAAGCTGCAAGAAAAAAAGGAATAACCGGAGAATTATTATTGCAAGCATGTGAAAGTCGTCTTGATAATATAGTTTTTAGACTTAAATTCGCTCCATCTAGATCTTCTGCTCGCCAAATAGTTTCTCATAGACATATTTTTGTAAATGATCGTATAGTGAATATTCCATCTTTTAGATTAAAGCCAGGAGATAAAATAGGAGTAAGAGAAAAATCCAAAAAACATCCAATTATATTAGATTCTATACAAAAAAAAACAGGAACATTGGTTGAATGGTTAATTTTTGATGAAAAAAATATGGTAGGTATATTTAGGGTTATGCCAAAAAGAACACAAATTCCTGAAAATATTAAAGAGCAACTCATTGTGGAATTATATTCAAAATAA